The proteins below come from a single Nocardioides eburneiflavus genomic window:
- a CDS encoding DUF6498-containing protein, giving the protein MATSRAAVTMVTGEQGLPRAPLLSSLSLVVGNLLPIWAVWAGHMSVGDVFVVYWIENFAYWAITIVKVRTARGERGPGSARMTLNGRPVGESDSGALAFFFALHYGIFTLVHGVFAFVMAFVAGGDLHPGAWLLAGVALGLSHLGSLWLNWFDGGERWRVSAPTAMWQPYPRMLVLHVGIIVGFGLAMGSVGSSEAPSGLEVLAPVLLLLGLKTVVDLALHLWERRRARRSDPVGAT; this is encoded by the coding sequence GTGGCCACGAGCCGAGCGGCCGTCACCATGGTCACGGGGGAGCAGGGGTTGCCGCGGGCGCCCCTGCTCTCCTCGCTCTCCCTGGTCGTCGGCAACCTGCTGCCGATCTGGGCGGTGTGGGCCGGCCACATGTCGGTGGGCGACGTCTTCGTCGTCTACTGGATCGAGAACTTCGCCTACTGGGCGATCACCATCGTCAAGGTGCGCACCGCCCGCGGCGAGCGCGGGCCCGGCTCGGCACGGATGACCCTCAACGGGCGGCCGGTCGGGGAGTCGGACTCCGGGGCGCTGGCGTTCTTCTTCGCCCTCCACTACGGGATCTTCACCCTCGTCCACGGGGTGTTCGCGTTCGTGATGGCGTTCGTCGCCGGCGGTGACCTGCACCCGGGCGCCTGGCTGCTCGCCGGTGTCGCGCTCGGCCTGAGCCACCTCGGCTCCCTGTGGCTCAACTGGTTCGACGGCGGCGAGCGCTGGCGGGTGTCGGCCCCCACCGCGATGTGGCAGCCCTACCCGCGGATGCTCGTGCTCCACGTCGGCATCATCGTCGGCTTCGGCCTGGCGATGGGCTCGGTCGGCTCGTCGGAGGCGCCCAGCGGGCTCGAAGTGCTGGCGCCCGTGCTGCTCCTGCTCGGGCTCAAGACGGTGGTCGACCTCGCCCTGCACCTGTGGGAGCGCCGTCGCGCCCGTCGGTCCGACCCGGTCGGGGCTACGTGA
- a CDS encoding NADP-dependent isocitrate dehydrogenase encodes MAKIIYTHTDEAPLLATYSFLPIIAAYAKTAGVDVETRDISLAGRVIAQFPDRLTDEQRLGDALAELGELATRPEANIIKLPNISASIPQLKATIAELQSQGYDLPDYPENPQTDEERETRARYDKVKGSAVNPVLREGNSDRRAPASVKNYARSHPHSMGAWSSDSRTSVATMGHDDFRSNEKSVVLDGDDTLSIVHVGGDGAETVLKEGLKVLDGEVVDATFMSAAALDAFLDEQVAKAKADGVLFSAHLKATMMKVSDPIIFGHVVRAYFADVFSQYGEQLAAAGLSANDGLGAILSGLDKVEGGAEITAAFEKALADGPSLAMVDSDRGITNLHVPSDVIIDASMPAMIRTSGQMWNADGEQQDTLAVIPDSSYAGVYQAAIDDCRTHGALDPATMGSVPNVGLMAKAAEEYGSHDKTFEIPAAGTVEVRNAAGEVLMSHDVEAGDIWRACQTKDASIRDWVKLAVTRARASETPAVFWLDETRAHDANLIALVTEYLKDHDTDGLDISVMAPAEATTYSLERIRRGEDTISVTGNVLRDYNTDLFPILELGTSAKMLSIVPLMNGGGLFETGAGGSAPKHVQQLVKENYLRWDSLGEFFALAASLEHLAGYADNARAKLLGDALDRATETFLNEDRSPGRKLGTIDNRGSHFYLALYWAEELAQQTEDADLAAAFAELAGSLRENEQTIVDELLAVQGKPADIGGYFRPDSEKAAAVMRPSATFNEALASLG; translated from the coding sequence ATGGCCAAGATCATCTACACCCACACCGACGAGGCGCCGCTGCTGGCGACGTACTCGTTCCTGCCGATCATCGCGGCCTACGCGAAGACCGCCGGTGTGGACGTCGAGACGCGTGACATCTCCCTCGCCGGCCGCGTGATCGCGCAGTTCCCGGACCGTCTCACCGACGAGCAGCGCCTCGGCGACGCCCTCGCCGAGCTCGGCGAGCTCGCCACGAGGCCCGAGGCCAACATCATCAAGCTGCCCAACATCTCCGCCTCGATCCCGCAGCTGAAGGCGACCATCGCCGAGCTCCAGTCGCAGGGCTACGACCTGCCCGACTACCCGGAGAACCCGCAGACCGACGAGGAGCGCGAGACGCGCGCCCGCTACGACAAGGTGAAGGGCTCTGCCGTCAACCCGGTGCTGCGCGAGGGCAACTCCGACCGCCGCGCGCCCGCCTCGGTGAAGAACTACGCGAGGTCCCACCCGCACTCGATGGGCGCCTGGAGCAGCGACTCGAGGACGTCCGTCGCCACGATGGGCCACGACGACTTCCGCAGCAACGAGAAGTCCGTCGTCCTCGACGGCGACGACACCCTCTCGATCGTCCACGTCGGCGGGGACGGTGCCGAGACCGTGCTCAAGGAGGGCCTGAAGGTCCTCGACGGGGAGGTCGTCGACGCCACCTTCATGAGCGCCGCCGCGCTCGACGCCTTCCTCGATGAGCAGGTCGCCAAGGCCAAGGCCGACGGCGTGCTGTTCTCGGCCCACCTCAAGGCCACGATGATGAAGGTCTCCGACCCGATCATCTTCGGCCACGTCGTGCGCGCCTACTTCGCCGACGTCTTCAGCCAGTACGGCGAGCAGCTCGCCGCCGCGGGCCTGTCCGCCAACGACGGCCTCGGCGCCATCCTGTCCGGGCTCGACAAGGTCGAGGGCGGTGCCGAGATCACGGCCGCCTTCGAGAAGGCTCTGGCCGACGGACCGTCGCTCGCCATGGTCGACTCCGACCGCGGCATCACCAACCTCCACGTCCCCTCCGACGTCATCATCGACGCCTCGATGCCGGCGATGATCCGTACGTCCGGCCAGATGTGGAACGCCGACGGCGAGCAGCAGGACACCCTCGCCGTCATCCCGGACTCGTCCTACGCCGGCGTCTACCAGGCGGCGATCGACGACTGCCGCACCCACGGCGCCCTCGACCCGGCCACCATGGGCTCGGTGCCCAACGTGGGCCTGATGGCCAAGGCGGCGGAGGAGTACGGCTCCCACGACAAGACCTTCGAGATCCCCGCGGCGGGCACGGTCGAGGTCCGCAACGCCGCGGGCGAGGTGCTGATGTCGCACGACGTCGAGGCCGGTGACATCTGGCGCGCCTGCCAGACCAAGGACGCCTCGATCCGCGACTGGGTCAAGCTGGCCGTCACCCGCGCCCGCGCGTCCGAGACGCCCGCTGTCTTCTGGCTCGACGAGACCCGCGCCCACGACGCCAACCTGATCGCGCTCGTCACCGAGTACCTGAAGGACCACGACACCGACGGCCTCGACATCTCCGTGATGGCGCCTGCCGAGGCGACGACGTACTCGCTGGAGCGGATCCGCAGGGGCGAGGACACCATCTCGGTGACCGGCAACGTGCTCCGCGACTACAACACCGACCTGTTCCCGATCCTCGAGCTCGGCACCAGCGCCAAGATGCTGTCGATCGTGCCGCTGATGAACGGTGGTGGACTGTTCGAGACCGGCGCCGGCGGCTCGGCGCCCAAGCACGTGCAGCAGCTGGTCAAGGAGAACTACCTCCGCTGGGACAGCCTCGGTGAGTTCTTCGCCCTCGCGGCGTCGCTGGAGCACCTCGCCGGCTACGCCGACAACGCGCGCGCCAAGCTGCTGGGCGACGCCCTCGACCGGGCGACCGAGACCTTCCTCAACGAGGACCGCTCGCCCGGCCGCAAGCTCGGCACGATCGACAACCGCGGGTCGCACTTCTACCTCGCCCTCTACTGGGCCGAGGAGCTGGCGCAGCAGACCGAGGACGCCGACCTCGCCGCCGCGTTCGCAGAGCTCGCGGGCTCGCTCCGCGAGAACGAGCAGACGATCGTCGACGAGCTGCTCGCGGTGCAGGGCAAGCCGGCCGACATCGGCGGCTACTTCCGCCCCGACTCCGAGAAGGCCGCGGCAGTCATGCGGCCGTCCGCCACCTTCAACGAGGCCCTCGCCTCGCTGGGCTGA
- the purH gene encoding bifunctional phosphoribosylaminoimidazolecarboxamide formyltransferase/IMP cyclohydrolase, with translation MSPSTDDVRIPIRRALVSVYDKAGLDDLVRGLHEAGVELVSTGGSAALIESLGLPVTRVEDLTGFPECLDGRVKTLHPRVHAGILADRRLDSHVAQLEELGVEPFDLVVSNLYPFTQTVASGASPDECVEQIDIGGPSMVRAAAKNHPSVAIVTSPAAYDSVLAAVAAGGFTLAERQRLAAEAFVHTATYDVHVASWMGNVLTDTSDGSGFPAWMGATWDKQAVLRYGENPHQSAALYGNGFLPGGPGLAQATQHHGKEMSYNNYVDADAARRAAYDFDEPAVAIIKHANPCGIAVAGDVAEAHRLAHECDPVSAFGGVIATNVPVSVAMAEQVAEIFTEVIVAPAYEDGAIEALQAKKNIRVLECPPLSRGGGDMRAISGGLLLQERDVLSARSDEGGDDPATWTLATGEAASDEVLADLAFAWRACRAVKSNAILLASGGASVGVGMGQVNRVDSCRLAVERAGDRASSAVAASDAFFPFADGPQILIDAGVRAIVQPGGSVRDAEVVAACEAAGVTMYLTGARHFFH, from the coding sequence GTGTCCCCCTCCACCGATGACGTCCGCATCCCGATCAGGCGCGCACTCGTCTCCGTCTACGACAAGGCCGGTCTCGACGACCTGGTCCGCGGCCTGCACGAGGCGGGCGTCGAGCTGGTCTCCACCGGCGGCTCCGCCGCGCTGATCGAGTCGCTCGGGCTCCCGGTCACCAGGGTCGAGGACCTCACCGGCTTCCCCGAGTGCCTCGACGGTCGGGTCAAGACGCTGCACCCGCGCGTGCACGCCGGCATCCTCGCCGACCGCCGGCTCGACTCCCACGTCGCGCAGCTCGAGGAGCTCGGCGTGGAGCCCTTCGACCTCGTGGTCAGCAACCTCTACCCGTTCACGCAGACCGTCGCCTCGGGCGCGAGCCCCGACGAGTGCGTGGAGCAGATCGACATCGGCGGTCCGTCGATGGTCCGAGCCGCCGCCAAGAACCACCCCAGCGTCGCGATCGTCACCTCGCCCGCGGCGTACGACTCCGTGCTGGCCGCCGTGGCCGCCGGCGGCTTCACCCTCGCCGAGCGGCAGCGGCTCGCCGCGGAGGCCTTCGTCCACACCGCGACCTACGACGTCCACGTGGCGTCCTGGATGGGCAACGTGCTCACCGACACCAGCGACGGCTCCGGCTTCCCGGCCTGGATGGGCGCGACCTGGGACAAGCAGGCGGTGCTGCGCTACGGCGAGAACCCGCACCAGTCCGCCGCGCTCTACGGCAACGGCTTCCTGCCCGGCGGCCCCGGCCTGGCCCAGGCCACGCAGCACCACGGCAAGGAGATGTCCTACAACAACTACGTCGACGCCGACGCGGCCCGCCGGGCGGCGTACGACTTCGACGAGCCGGCCGTGGCGATCATCAAGCACGCCAACCCGTGCGGCATCGCGGTCGCCGGTGACGTGGCCGAGGCCCACCGCCTGGCCCACGAGTGCGACCCGGTCAGCGCCTTCGGCGGCGTGATCGCGACCAACGTCCCGGTCTCGGTCGCGATGGCCGAGCAGGTCGCGGAGATCTTCACCGAGGTCATCGTGGCGCCGGCTTACGAGGACGGTGCGATCGAGGCGCTGCAGGCCAAGAAGAACATCCGCGTCCTCGAGTGCCCGCCGCTCTCGCGAGGGGGCGGCGACATGCGCGCGATCTCGGGCGGGCTGCTGCTGCAGGAGCGTGACGTGCTCTCCGCCAGGTCCGACGAGGGTGGCGACGACCCGGCCACGTGGACCCTCGCGACCGGCGAGGCCGCGTCCGACGAGGTGCTCGCCGACCTGGCCTTCGCCTGGCGCGCCTGCCGGGCGGTGAAGTCCAACGCGATCCTCCTCGCTTCCGGCGGCGCCTCCGTCGGCGTCGGCATGGGCCAGGTCAACCGCGTCGACTCCTGCCGCCTCGCGGTCGAGCGGGCGGGGGACCGGGCTTCGTCGGCCGTCGCCGCGTCCGACGCGTTCTTCCCGTTCGCCGACGGACCGCAGATCCTCATCGACGCCGGCGTGAGGGCGATCGTCCAGCCGGGCGGCTCCGTACGGGACGCCGAGGTCGTCGCCGCCTGCGAGGCCGCCGGCGTGACGATGTACCTCACCGGCGCGCGGCACTTCTTCCACTAG
- a CDS encoding DUF3017 domain-containing protein has translation MTDSPDHIEPPESVPPVSAEPVDPDEPRRYPSTIGGAFYLLVLGAVGVSMVVVALDEWRTGIRLMGGSLIVAAAVRLVLRRRDAGMLAVRHKLLDAVVLAALGGSLIFLAGSIPDQPGF, from the coding sequence ATGACCGACAGCCCCGACCACATCGAGCCGCCCGAGTCAGTCCCTCCGGTCTCCGCCGAGCCGGTCGACCCTGACGAGCCGCGCCGCTATCCCTCCACGATCGGCGGCGCGTTCTACCTGCTCGTGCTCGGCGCCGTCGGCGTCTCGATGGTGGTCGTCGCGCTCGACGAGTGGCGCACCGGAATACGGCTCATGGGAGGGTCGCTGATCGTCGCCGCGGCCGTACGCCTCGTGCTCCGCCGCCGTGACGCCGGCATGCTCGCGGTGCGGCACAAGCTCCTCGACGCGGTGGTGCTCGCCGCGCTCGGCGGGTCGCTGATCTTCCTGGCGGGGTCGATCCCGGACCAGCCGGGCTTCTAG
- a CDS encoding MFS transporter, with product MTTTTETALPDRPTSGDPDVPTVTARHFGLAVLALAMGGFAIGTTEFVTMGLLPQIASGVDVSIPTGGHVISAYAVGVVVGAPVLAFLGARLPRRALLVALMAAFAVGNGVSALSSSYEQLMVARFAAGLPHGAYFGVASLVAASMARPSRKGRAVSLVMLGLSVANVLGVPAATVLGQELGWRAAFWAAAGLAVLTLALVVWFVPSVPGDAAASGRRELSAFKVPQVWLTLLAGAVGFGGMFAVYTYIAPVVTDVAGLGERSVPVYLFSFGLGMVVGTWLAGIMADWSIFRSLIIGGVGMAATMLAFWLAAPYGWAALPVVFLITTLGSVLVVNLQLRLMDVAGEAQTLGAAMNHASLNIANALGAWLGGLVIAAGWGLRAPALVGLVLSIAGVAILLVSARLHVRDREPIRA from the coding sequence ATGACGACGACCACCGAGACCGCCCTGCCCGACCGTCCGACGTCCGGTGACCCCGACGTCCCGACGGTGACCGCGCGCCACTTCGGCCTCGCCGTGCTCGCGCTCGCCATGGGCGGCTTCGCCATCGGGACCACCGAGTTCGTCACGATGGGACTGCTGCCGCAGATCGCGAGCGGAGTCGACGTCTCCATCCCGACCGGCGGCCACGTGATCTCGGCCTACGCCGTCGGGGTGGTCGTGGGCGCCCCGGTCCTCGCCTTCCTGGGCGCGCGGCTCCCACGCCGGGCGCTGCTGGTGGCCCTGATGGCGGCCTTCGCGGTCGGCAACGGAGTGAGCGCGCTCTCGTCGTCGTACGAGCAGCTGATGGTGGCGCGCTTCGCCGCGGGGCTGCCGCACGGCGCCTACTTCGGCGTCGCCTCGCTCGTCGCGGCCAGCATGGCGCGGCCCTCGCGCAAGGGGCGCGCAGTCTCGCTGGTCATGCTCGGCCTGTCGGTCGCCAACGTGCTCGGCGTCCCGGCCGCCACCGTCCTCGGGCAGGAGCTCGGGTGGCGAGCCGCCTTCTGGGCGGCCGCCGGGCTCGCCGTGCTCACGCTGGCCCTCGTCGTGTGGTTCGTGCCGTCGGTGCCCGGCGACGCCGCCGCGAGCGGACGCCGCGAGCTGTCCGCCTTCAAGGTCCCGCAGGTCTGGCTCACCCTGCTCGCCGGTGCCGTCGGGTTCGGCGGCATGTTCGCCGTCTACACCTACATCGCGCCCGTCGTCACCGACGTCGCCGGGCTGGGGGAGCGGTCGGTGCCGGTCTACCTGTTCTCGTTCGGCCTCGGCATGGTCGTCGGCACCTGGCTGGCCGGCATCATGGCCGACTGGTCGATCTTCCGCTCGCTGATCATCGGTGGCGTCGGCATGGCCGCCACGATGCTGGCCTTCTGGCTCGCCGCCCCGTACGGGTGGGCCGCGCTCCCGGTCGTCTTCCTCATCACCACCCTCGGCTCGGTGCTCGTCGTGAACCTCCAGCTGCGCCTGATGGACGTCGCCGGCGAGGCCCAGACCCTCGGTGCGGCCATGAACCACGCGTCGCTCAACATCGCCAACGCGCTCGGTGCCTGGCTCGGCGGACTGGTGATCGCAGCCGGCTGGGGCCTGCGCGCGCCCGCCCTCGTCGGCCTCGTCCTGTCGATCGCCGGCGTGGCGATCCTGCTGGTCTCCGCGCGGCTGCACGTTCGCGACCGTGAACCGATCCGGGCCTGA
- a CDS encoding lipase family protein, whose product MTFRATLSTLLSTALTTTFALVAITTSPAQAAVDEPPRPAFYETPAALPSANGTVIRSEKMTFLLDPLDATSLVRNAQRVLYKTTNRTGKAIAVSGTVLVPHAPWVGLGSRPVIGYSPGTQGMADRCAPSRQFSEGIEYEGIGIEALLLRGYAVAMPDYEGLGTVGIHTYMDRVSQGRATLDVVRAAQRLSGTGLSSTSPVGLMGYSQGGGAAAAAVELASTYAPDLRVKGAVVGAVPADLAKVATTLDGGPFSAFAFFALRGLAASYDIDLTPYLNAKGVETMRAVEQDCVFDLLDNAFVTSSTLSANGQPMSELMKVEPFKSVIDAQRIGTLEPQVPVLVTHSTLDDTIPYAVGRAMARSWCGKGANVRLSTNVAPLHVGGMVPHVAEALPFFEARFAGIPQLSNCWLI is encoded by the coding sequence ATGACATTTCGGGCAACACTCTCCACCCTGCTCAGCACCGCACTCACCACCACGTTCGCCCTCGTGGCGATCACCACGTCGCCGGCGCAGGCCGCCGTCGACGAGCCGCCCCGGCCGGCCTTCTACGAGACGCCCGCCGCCCTGCCGAGCGCCAACGGCACGGTCATCCGCAGCGAGAAGATGACCTTCCTGCTCGACCCGCTCGACGCCACCAGCCTGGTCCGCAACGCACAGCGCGTGCTCTACAAGACCACCAACCGCACCGGCAAGGCCATCGCGGTCTCCGGGACCGTGCTGGTCCCCCACGCCCCGTGGGTCGGGCTCGGCTCGCGCCCCGTCATCGGCTACTCCCCCGGCACCCAGGGGATGGCGGACCGGTGCGCGCCGTCGCGGCAGTTCTCCGAGGGCATCGAGTACGAGGGCATCGGAATCGAGGCGCTGCTGCTGCGCGGGTACGCCGTGGCGATGCCCGACTACGAGGGCCTCGGCACCGTCGGGATCCACACCTACATGGACCGTGTGTCCCAGGGCCGCGCCACGCTCGACGTCGTACGCGCCGCGCAGCGGCTCTCCGGCACCGGGCTGAGCTCGACCAGCCCGGTCGGCCTGATGGGCTACTCGCAGGGCGGCGGCGCGGCGGCGGCGGCGGTCGAGCTGGCCTCGACGTACGCGCCCGACCTCCGGGTCAAGGGCGCGGTCGTCGGAGCCGTGCCCGCCGACCTCGCCAAGGTCGCCACCACTCTCGACGGCGGCCCGTTCTCGGCGTTCGCGTTCTTCGCACTGCGCGGCCTCGCCGCGAGCTACGACATCGACCTGACGCCCTACCTCAACGCCAAGGGCGTCGAGACGATGCGCGCAGTGGAGCAGGACTGCGTCTTCGACCTCCTCGACAACGCGTTCGTGACGTCCTCGACTCTCAGCGCCAACGGGCAGCCGATGTCGGAACTGATGAAGGTTGAGCCGTTCAAGTCGGTCATCGACGCCCAGCGGATCGGCACCCTCGAGCCCCAGGTGCCGGTCCTGGTCACCCACTCAACCCTCGACGACACCATTCCCTACGCCGTGGGCAGGGCGATGGCGAGGTCGTGGTGCGGCAAGGGCGCCAACGTGCGGCTGTCCACCAACGTCGCGCCGCTGCACGTAGGCGGCATGGTGCCGCACGTCGCGGAGGCGCTGCCGTTCTTCGAGGCGCGGTTCGCCGGGATCCCGCAGCTCAGCAACTGCTGGCTGATCTGA
- a CDS encoding bifunctional methylenetetrahydrofolate dehydrogenase/methenyltetrahydrofolate cyclohydrolase, whose translation MTAQTLDGAATLRTIKAELAQRVAALKERGITPGLGTVLVGDDPGSHWYVGAKHKDCAEIGITSIRRDLPATATQAEVEAVIDELNADDACTGFIVQQPTGLDEFALLSRVDPDKDVDGLHPVNLGKLVLGESGPLPCTPVGAIELLRRHGVEIAGAEVVVVGRGITVGRPLGLLLTRRSENATVTLCHTGTRDLAAHVRRADIVVAAAGVPGIITADMVKPGAAVLDVGVSRVEGKVTGDVHADVWDVAGWVSPNPKGVGPMTRAMLLTNIVEIAERSVRS comes from the coding sequence GTGACCGCACAGACCCTCGACGGAGCAGCCACGCTGCGGACCATCAAGGCGGAGCTCGCCCAGCGCGTCGCCGCGCTGAAGGAGCGCGGGATCACCCCGGGCCTCGGCACCGTCCTCGTCGGCGACGACCCCGGCTCGCACTGGTACGTCGGCGCCAAGCACAAGGACTGCGCGGAGATCGGCATCACCTCGATCCGCCGCGACCTGCCCGCCACGGCCACCCAGGCCGAGGTCGAGGCGGTCATCGACGAGCTCAACGCCGACGACGCCTGCACCGGCTTCATCGTCCAGCAGCCCACTGGGCTCGACGAGTTCGCGCTGCTCTCGCGCGTCGACCCCGACAAGGACGTCGACGGCCTCCACCCGGTCAACCTCGGCAAGCTCGTGCTGGGGGAGTCCGGCCCGCTGCCGTGCACCCCGGTGGGCGCCATCGAGCTGCTGCGGCGCCACGGCGTGGAGATCGCGGGCGCGGAGGTCGTGGTCGTGGGCCGCGGCATCACCGTCGGCCGCCCGCTCGGGCTGCTGCTGACCCGCCGCTCGGAGAACGCGACCGTGACGCTGTGCCACACCGGCACGCGCGACCTCGCCGCCCACGTGCGCCGCGCCGACATCGTCGTCGCGGCCGCTGGCGTGCCCGGCATCATCACCGCCGACATGGTCAAGCCCGGCGCGGCCGTGCTCGACGTGGGCGTCTCCCGGGTCGAGGGCAAGGTGACCGGCGACGTGCACGCGGACGTGTGGGACGTCGCCGGCTGGGTCTCGCCCAACCCCAAGGGCGTGGGTCCGATGACGCGCGCGATGCTGCTGACCAACATCGTCGAGATCGCCGAGAGGTCCGTCCGGTCCTGA
- a CDS encoding MIP family channel protein: protein MSDIVEDTPTTGQKFTAETLGTFVLVFFGCGAAVYSGGDLVATALTFGLTVVVMAYAVGRISGGHFNPAVTLGAVLGGRLPWNQVGIYMAAQLLGGLLAGAMLFGLGNGFDGFTAEGNMGQNFFGDQGSGYAWWAALLLEILLTAIFLWIILAVTDERNEINVALGPLAIGLSLAMIHFVAIPLTGTSVNPARSIGVGVFAGTDAIVQLWLFVVAPLLGAAIAGLTYPILFGQGAAPVAGSGLNFSGGKKDQFVPGSYEAQWNQGQQGGWGQPGAAWGAPPQQQWGQPDPYQQQPPPQQQPDPYSTPQAAPQPGQWGQPAPQQQPPAQPGQWGAPQQPGQQPQQPGQSAPGHWGNPDGDDDGRTQVRRPD, encoded by the coding sequence ATGAGCGACATCGTCGAAGACACACCGACCACCGGGCAGAAGTTCACCGCCGAGACGCTGGGCACCTTCGTGCTCGTCTTCTTCGGCTGCGGCGCCGCCGTCTACAGCGGCGGCGACCTGGTCGCGACCGCCCTGACCTTCGGCCTCACCGTCGTGGTGATGGCCTACGCCGTCGGTCGGATCTCGGGCGGACACTTCAACCCGGCCGTCACGCTCGGCGCCGTGCTCGGCGGCCGCCTGCCGTGGAACCAGGTCGGCATCTACATGGCCGCCCAGCTCCTCGGCGGTCTCCTCGCCGGCGCGATGCTGTTCGGCCTCGGCAACGGCTTCGACGGCTTCACCGCCGAGGGCAACATGGGCCAGAACTTCTTCGGCGACCAGGGCTCCGGCTACGCCTGGTGGGCGGCTCTGCTGCTCGAGATCCTGCTGACGGCGATCTTCCTGTGGATCATCCTGGCGGTCACCGACGAGCGCAACGAGATCAACGTCGCCCTCGGCCCGCTGGCCATCGGCCTGTCCCTGGCGATGATCCACTTCGTGGCCATCCCGCTGACCGGCACCTCGGTCAACCCGGCCCGCTCCATCGGCGTCGGCGTGTTCGCCGGCACCGACGCGATCGTCCAGCTGTGGCTGTTCGTCGTCGCCCCGCTCCTCGGCGCCGCGATCGCCGGCCTCACCTACCCGATCCTCTTCGGCCAGGGCGCAGCCCCGGTCGCCGGCTCGGGCCTCAACTTCAGCGGTGGCAAGAAGGACCAGTTCGTCCCCGGCTCCTACGAGGCCCAGTGGAACCAGGGCCAGCAGGGCGGCTGGGGCCAGCCCGGCGCCGCGTGGGGCGCTCCCCCGCAGCAGCAGTGGGGCCAGCCCGACCCCTACCAGCAGCAGCCGCCGCCGCAGCAGCAGCCCGACCCCTACTCCACGCCCCAGGCGGCACCGCAGCCCGGCCAGTGGGGGCAGCCCGCGCCGCAGCAGCAGCCCCCGGCGCAGCCCGGCCAGTGGGGCGCTCCGCAGCAGCCCGGCCAGCAGCCGCAGCAGCCCGGCCAGAGTGCGCCCGGGCACTGGGGCAACCCCGACGGCGACGACGACGGCCGCACGCAGGTGCGCCGCCCCGACTAG
- a CDS encoding malate dehydrogenase codes for MTSEPLKVAVTGAAGQIGYSLLFRLASGALAADRPIELRLLEIEPALKALEGVVMELDDCAFPNLAGVEIGADAEKIFDGVNLALLVGARPRGPGMERGDLLSANGAIFTAQGKALNAVAADDVRIGVTGNPANTNALIAMSNAPDIPRERFSALTRLDHNRAISQLAAKTGASVTDIKKMTIWGNHSATQYPDLFHAEVKGQNAAELVGDQAWLENDFIPTVAKRGAAIIDARGSSSAASAASATIDAARDWLFGSAADDWVSMAVVSNGEYGVPEGLISSFPVTTSGGDWSIVEGLEIDDFSRARIDASTAELADERQAVTELGLI; via the coding sequence GTGACCTCCGAACCTCTCAAGGTGGCCGTCACCGGCGCCGCCGGCCAGATCGGCTACAGCCTGCTCTTCCGCCTCGCCAGCGGTGCGCTGGCCGCGGACCGCCCCATCGAGCTCCGGCTGCTCGAGATCGAGCCCGCCCTCAAGGCGCTCGAGGGCGTCGTCATGGAGCTCGACGACTGCGCGTTCCCGAACCTCGCCGGCGTCGAGATCGGCGCCGACGCCGAGAAGATCTTCGACGGCGTCAACCTCGCCCTGCTCGTCGGCGCGCGCCCGCGCGGCCCCGGCATGGAGCGCGGCGACCTGCTGTCCGCCAACGGCGCGATCTTCACCGCGCAGGGCAAGGCCCTCAACGCCGTCGCCGCCGACGACGTACGCATCGGTGTCACCGGCAACCCGGCCAACACCAACGCCCTCATCGCGATGAGCAACGCCCCCGACATCCCGCGCGAGCGGTTCTCCGCGCTGACCCGCCTCGACCACAACCGCGCGATCAGCCAGCTCGCCGCCAAGACCGGCGCCAGCGTCACCGACATCAAGAAGATGACGATCTGGGGCAACCACTCCGCCACCCAGTACCCCGACCTGTTCCACGCCGAGGTCAAGGGCCAGAACGCCGCCGAGCTCGTCGGCGACCAGGCCTGGCTGGAGAACGACTTCATCCCGACCGTCGCCAAGCGCGGCGCCGCCATCATCGACGCCCGCGGCTCCTCCTCGGCCGCGTCCGCCGCGTCCGCCACGATCGACGCCGCCCGCGACTGGCTGTTCGGCTCCGCGGCCGACGACTGGGTCTCGATGGCCGTCGTGTCCAACGGCGAGTACGGCGTCCCCGAGGGCCTGATCTCCTCGTTCCCCGTCACCACCTCGGGCGGCGACTGGTCGATCGTCGAGGGCCTCGAGATCGACGACTTCTCCCGCGCCCGCATCGACGCATCCACCGCGGAGCTCGCCGACGAGCGGCAAGCGGTCACGGAGCTCGGCCTGATCTGA